From a region of the Paenibacillus segetis genome:
- a CDS encoding LacI family DNA-binding transcriptional regulator — MAKNIRDIAKSAGVSVTTVSKVINNKPYVSPKTRARVEQIIRDEQFIPNHTARGLVKGKSKTIGMFLTTGLTHPFFSKVLVGLENALKNTGFDLLYLVQIDWNPEYSLVQHCMSRNVEGVLIFGFQKNDLNFEEIIQSDIPTIFIDLDFIGPHAGYVTSENIESIKTAVQYLYKLHHHKIAFVNGHLDSYVGKQRFEGYRRAIQELGLLYFPEYISFGDFTKESGYTAMTAFLQLKDRPTAVVCSSDMIALGVMEAAVEAGLSIPQDLSVIGFDDIEISQHTQPALTTIQQDFLTLGDQSILLLNDMINMPNSPPPALIVPTKFIIRNSCAICSQVVND; from the coding sequence ATGGCGAAGAATATTCGCGATATCGCTAAATCGGCTGGAGTCTCGGTTACAACCGTTTCCAAGGTCATTAATAATAAACCCTATGTCAGTCCAAAAACAAGGGCACGGGTGGAGCAGATCATTCGGGATGAACAATTCATACCGAACCATACAGCCCGAGGGTTAGTTAAAGGGAAATCAAAAACGATCGGGATGTTTTTAACTACCGGATTAACTCATCCTTTCTTCTCCAAAGTCTTGGTTGGACTAGAGAACGCTTTGAAAAATACAGGGTTTGATCTACTTTACCTGGTTCAGATTGATTGGAACCCAGAATACAGCCTCGTTCAACATTGTATGAGTCGCAATGTAGAAGGAGTCCTTATTTTTGGATTTCAGAAGAATGATCTCAATTTTGAAGAGATCATTCAATCCGATATTCCTACTATTTTTATTGATTTAGATTTTATAGGTCCTCATGCAGGTTATGTTACCTCGGAAAACATTGAGAGTATCAAGACTGCTGTTCAGTATTTGTACAAATTGCATCACCACAAAATTGCCTTTGTGAATGGGCATCTTGATTCCTATGTTGGGAAGCAACGTTTTGAAGGGTATCGTCGCGCCATTCAGGAACTGGGATTACTCTATTTTCCTGAGTACATATCTTTTGGTGATTTCACTAAAGAATCAGGCTATACGGCTATGACAGCATTTCTACAGCTTAAAGATCGACCAACTGCCGTCGTGTGCAGCTCTGACATGATTGCTCTTGGTGTCATGGAGGCTGCTGTGGAGGCTGGTTTATCCATCCCTCAAGATTTGTCTGTGATCGGATTCGATGATATCGAGATTTCCCAACATACACAACCAGCACTCACAACCATTCAACAGGACTTCCTAACACTCGGAGATCAGTCGATTCTATTGTTGAATGACATGATCAATATGCCCAATTCACCCCCTCCAGCCCTTATCGTACCTACAAAATTCATTATTCGTAATTCGTGCGCTATTTGTTCGCAGGTAGTCAATGACTAA
- a CDS encoding carbohydrate-binding domain-containing protein, giving the protein MKNKIKIRMAAIIMTITLLSSLVPIRLGATAEPIDSNLIVQTAIKPSIGGALQIIDHNGQKTLGDQNGIPIQLRGMSTHGLQWFPEIINDNAFAALANDWNANVIRLAMYVGENGYGTEANKAIHKQRVIQGINYAIANDLYVIVDWHVHAPGDPRAEIYSGAKEFFEEISGLYPNDEHIIYELANEPSSNNSDGPGITNDRAGWLAVKEYADPIVSMLRDPVNGNAQNNIIIVGTPNWSQRPDLAADDPINSHNIMYTVHFYTGTHMPATDSTDRTNAMSNVRYALDKGVAVFSTEWGTSQASGDGGPYLDEADKWLDFLNENNISWVNWSLTNKNETSAAFMPLELGKQNATSLDPGSDQVWSLPELSVSGEYVRARIKGIPYEPIDRNKYSQVLWDFNDGTTQGFGVNGDSPNKESITLSNVADALQITGLNTSNDISEGNYWANIRLSADSWGKSANILGTEQLSMDVIVDAKTTVSIAAIPQGPSASWANPTRAIQVTEEDFIPYGDKFKAVLTITADDSPSLETIAMNADNNIMTNLILFIGAADANVISLDNITVTGTKVEIPVIHDPKGTAILPSNFEDNTRQGWDWNPESAVKSALTIKEIQGTKVLSWEVAYPDVKPSDGWASAPRLELYKEGLIRGDSDYVMFDLYIEPQRASSGSLAINLVFQPPTGGFWQQVPGSYNVDFENLNSASATDEVYHYNVSFNLRDLTGITDDTELRNMILIFADVESDFVGRLSIDNVRFTPGLVATAGDGLVNLEWEPVSQAEYYNVERSTTSGGSFSTVASAVYGTNYVDTDVINNTTYYYVVTAVDRDGGTYSYRERAATPGAILPIPAIPNGLSAQAGDSHVTLTWGTVPGAKYYNVKRSTNSSGPYTNVAAVTSGTSYTDNGLTNGTTYYYVVSAGNESGESANSAEKQAKPYKVSSDTDNNTNNNNSSTSNGGGSVPPSNGAITLPVVDQDGKIVVLVAKGATKVVLPANSTVIDDKVIIEFKNEDITVQIPGSIYKQLQSLFTADELKDATISFQMVPSSITDRLALLDRITANNRADVTAAGDIIDFSISIISKDGKEIKLTQFEKPIIITLKVDADTNKELMGMYSIADNGTLEYVGGKLVDGKMVAQISHFSKYGVLSYDKSFIDVNEKHWAVQIIKQLAAKHIIEGVSDTKFAPDRFITRAEFAALIVRALDIEAKGKAQFSDVGASDWYSSAIAAVSEVGIVNGRSTSKFDPNATITREEMAVILVRAYEYSKGEKASAEIVNVFADQANVSSWAQDAVVTAHSLGLIHELTNNQFAPKDKTTRAESAQAISKLIAE; this is encoded by the coding sequence GTGAAAAATAAGATAAAAATTCGAATGGCTGCAATCATAATGACAATTACGTTATTAAGCTCACTTGTTCCAATCAGGTTAGGCGCGACAGCAGAACCTATCGATTCTAACTTGATTGTTCAAACTGCAATTAAACCGTCGATTGGCGGTGCCTTACAAATAATTGATCATAATGGACAAAAAACTCTAGGCGATCAAAACGGAATTCCAATTCAATTGCGTGGGATGAGTACGCACGGCTTACAATGGTTTCCAGAAATAATCAACGATAATGCTTTTGCAGCACTAGCCAATGATTGGAATGCTAATGTAATTCGACTTGCTATGTATGTGGGCGAGAATGGATATGGAACAGAAGCTAATAAAGCGATTCATAAACAAAGAGTTATTCAAGGAATAAATTATGCGATAGCAAATGATTTGTACGTGATTGTGGATTGGCATGTACATGCTCCAGGTGATCCAAGAGCGGAAATATATAGTGGCGCTAAAGAATTCTTTGAGGAGATATCCGGATTATATCCGAATGACGAACATATCATTTATGAGTTAGCGAATGAACCAAGTTCCAATAACAGTGATGGACCGGGCATTACTAACGATCGTGCGGGATGGTTAGCGGTAAAAGAATACGCAGATCCCATCGTTAGCATGTTGCGTGATCCTGTGAACGGGAATGCCCAGAACAACATTATTATCGTCGGTACTCCAAATTGGAGTCAACGACCTGACTTGGCCGCTGATGATCCAATTAATTCTCATAACATCATGTACACGGTACATTTTTATACGGGTACTCATATGCCTGCCACGGATAGTACAGATAGAACAAATGCGATGAGCAATGTAAGATATGCACTCGACAAAGGTGTAGCCGTATTTTCAACGGAATGGGGTACTAGCCAAGCTAGTGGTGACGGTGGGCCTTACTTGGATGAGGCGGATAAATGGCTCGATTTCTTAAATGAGAACAATATAAGCTGGGTGAACTGGTCTTTAACGAATAAGAACGAAACTTCAGCGGCTTTTATGCCTTTAGAGCTTGGTAAACAAAATGCAACGAGTCTTGATCCAGGCAGTGATCAAGTATGGTCTTTACCGGAGTTGTCGGTTTCGGGTGAATATGTAAGGGCAAGGATTAAGGGAATCCCTTATGAGCCGATAGACCGCAACAAATATTCCCAAGTCTTGTGGGATTTCAATGACGGAACAACACAAGGATTTGGTGTAAATGGCGATAGTCCGAATAAAGAGAGCATTACATTAAGTAATGTAGCTGATGCTTTACAAATAACAGGATTAAATACTAGCAATGATATTAGCGAAGGAAACTATTGGGCCAATATTCGACTATCCGCAGATTCTTGGGGGAAATCGGCTAATATCTTGGGTACGGAACAACTATCTATGGATGTTATCGTAGACGCGAAGACAACGGTATCGATTGCCGCGATTCCGCAAGGTCCCTCAGCAAGTTGGGCTAATCCGACTCGTGCGATTCAGGTAACGGAAGAGGATTTTATTCCTTACGGGGATAAATTTAAAGCAGTTCTAACGATCACTGCAGATGATTCTCCATCACTTGAGACGATTGCCATGAATGCAGACAACAACATCATGACGAATCTGATTTTGTTCATAGGGGCAGCAGATGCAAATGTGATTTCCTTGGACAATATTACTGTAACAGGTACTAAGGTTGAAATTCCGGTTATTCATGATCCAAAGGGAACCGCAATACTTCCATCTAACTTTGAAGACAATACTAGACAAGGTTGGGATTGGAATCCGGAGTCAGCGGTTAAGAGTGCTCTTACAATAAAAGAGATTCAGGGTACTAAAGTTCTTTCTTGGGAAGTTGCCTATCCGGATGTTAAGCCTTCTGATGGCTGGGCTTCGGCTCCTCGTCTAGAGTTATATAAGGAAGGGTTAATCCGTGGAGATAGCGATTATGTCATGTTTGACTTATATATCGAGCCGCAGCGTGCAAGTTCAGGATCCTTGGCGATTAATCTGGTATTCCAGCCGCCTACCGGAGGATTTTGGCAGCAAGTTCCGGGAAGTTATAATGTTGATTTTGAAAATCTTAACTCAGCTTCTGCAACTGACGAAGTGTATCACTATAATGTAAGTTTCAACTTAAGAGATTTGACAGGGATTACAGATGATACGGAATTGCGTAATATGATTCTTATTTTCGCGGATGTTGAGAGTGACTTTGTAGGGAGATTGTCTATCGATAATGTCAGGTTTACACCAGGTTTGGTGGCGACTGCTGGAGATGGTCTGGTAAATCTGGAATGGGAGCCCGTATCGCAAGCAGAGTATTACAACGTGGAGCGTTCGACGACTTCTGGTGGTTCATTCTCGACAGTGGCCTCAGCAGTATATGGAACAAACTATGTAGATACGGATGTAATAAATAACACAACATACTATTATGTTGTTACTGCCGTCGATCGTGATGGAGGAACTTACAGCTATAGGGAAAGAGCCGCTACGCCTGGAGCCATACTTCCAATCCCTGCGATCCCTAATGGTCTTTCAGCGCAAGCGGGCGATAGCCATGTAACACTAACTTGGGGCACCGTGCCAGGAGCGAAGTATTATAACGTGAAGAGATCGACAAATTCAAGTGGCCCCTACACGAATGTTGCAGCCGTAACAAGCGGAACAAGCTATACGGACAACGGTCTGACCAATGGGACGACTTACTATTATGTTGTATCTGCTGGAAATGAATCTGGCGAAAGCGCCAATTCTGCGGAAAAACAAGCTAAACCATACAAAGTGAGTAGCGATACTGACAATAATACTAACAATAATAATAGTAGCACTAGTAATGGTGGTGGAAGTGTACCTCCAAGCAACGGTGCGATTACTCTTCCGGTAGTAGATCAGGATGGTAAAATAGTCGTGTTAGTTGCAAAAGGAGCGACAAAAGTCGTTCTTCCAGCAAATTCAACAGTGATTGATGATAAGGTCATCATAGAGTTTAAAAATGAAGATATAACGGTACAAATTCCTGGAAGTATTTATAAGCAACTTCAAAGTTTATTCACTGCGGATGAACTGAAAGATGCAACAATTTCTTTCCAAATGGTGCCTTCGTCCATCACGGATCGTCTTGCTCTGCTAGATAGAATAACAGCTAATAACAGAGCTGATGTGACGGCAGCAGGAGACATCATAGATTTCTCGATATCGATCATAAGTAAAGACGGCAAAGAAATAAAGCTGACTCAATTTGAAAAGCCCATCATCATTACTCTGAAAGTAGATGCTGATACAAACAAAGAACTGATGGGTATGTACAGCATTGCTGATAATGGCACATTAGAGTATGTCGGTGGAAAACTTGTAGATGGTAAAATGGTTGCCCAAATCAGTCACTTTAGTAAATATGGAGTTCTAAGCTATGACAAATCTTTTATTGATGTAAACGAGAAGCATTGGGCAGTGCAAATCATTAAGCAATTGGCAGCAAAACATATTATCGAGGGTGTGAGTGACACTAAATTTGCACCTGATAGGTTCATCACTCGTGCAGAATTCGCAGCTCTGATTGTCCGTGCACTGGATATCGAAGCCAAAGGCAAAGCGCAATTTAGCGATGTGGGGGCCTCAGATTGGTATTCAAGCGCCATCGCTGCAGTTAGTGAAGTTGGTATTGTAAATGGACGAAGCACTTCGAAGTTCGACCCGAACGCTACCATCACTCGTGAAGAAATGGCAGTCATTCTGGTACGCGCTTACGAGTACAGCAAAGGGGAAAAGGCTTCTGCAGAAATTGTAAATGTCTTTGCCGATCAAGCTAATGTAAGCTCTTGGGCACAAGATGCCGTAGTAACTGCACACTCGCTTGGTTTGATTCATGAGCTCACAAACAATCAATTTGCTCCAAAAGATAAAACAACACGTGCGGAAAGTGCACAAGCGATCTCTAAGTTAATTGCCGAATAA
- a CDS encoding ABC transporter permease, with protein sequence MNIVLFVLITLAATLVASSTNLMVSTTTAVSSFISQSKVADFSFTIYNTPENNKRIEDWINSTPMIEKYYADNLINVPSSDITVPRGRNNIPGNTVIVLLSTLPRDINLVFGQNNESFTLQDEEIALPINIKNSTGIQLGEQLTVNLGGVSKTFTVKEFFKDAFMGSDLFSNKRLILSQHDFEIFKQSVPEETYTKVWSFVKKAEVDFNEKNMATEFSRSNILSTFEIDKTLVESSFMTDRIMSAMLFVVSLFLIFIAFLTLRFTIVSTLQDDYKEIGVMKAIGFTNASIRRLYLTKYLGISLVGGVVGLGISIPLTNIMTQRVSEYIIVPSGNTSIIVAILSALAIVVITLLFCSLCMRKINKASAIDAIRQGHTGERFKSSGRISLHKSKVLPTTLFLAISDVINRLKGYTTLILTFVLSTAIILIPINLTNTIVTPKFISYFGVTEADFYTKQVVTESTTSEILTELERIDQDLRGKGFDVSLSVDSVINTKYISDDGKDNLRMMGMKNESSTDQLFDYLDGVGPKLKNEIAITGVMSKIYNKQIGDSIQFEIDEQQQTFLISGIFQTISNGGYMVRLADDYKPIKAAAYQMNGTIHAPDQDKPQILKDMKEQFRNLDIKSALDIQSDMTGGFIDQLKMVIAIIIAVVSLITFFITSLFVRLLITKEVQGIAIMKSLGFTNGMIRLWQTLRIMILLVASIILGVFVANVLGERLVGILFRMFGLTKLSFNIVPLQVYVWCPLIILMVVLLAVYTSCRQIKKIQVWNMNEE encoded by the coding sequence ATGAATATCGTGTTGTTTGTTCTAATTACTCTAGCAGCTACGCTTGTTGCGAGTAGCACTAATCTGATGGTGTCCACAACAACCGCCGTATCCAGTTTTATTAGTCAAAGTAAGGTCGCAGATTTCAGCTTTACTATCTACAATACCCCAGAGAATAACAAACGGATAGAAGATTGGATCAATAGTACACCGATGATCGAAAAGTACTATGCTGATAACCTGATCAACGTACCCTCAAGCGATATCACGGTTCCGAGGGGAAGGAATAACATACCTGGGAATACAGTGATTGTGCTACTATCCACCCTACCACGGGATATCAATCTTGTGTTTGGACAGAACAATGAAAGTTTTACATTACAAGACGAAGAAATAGCTTTACCTATCAACATCAAGAATAGTACTGGAATTCAGCTCGGGGAGCAGCTTACGGTCAATCTTGGCGGCGTCTCAAAAACCTTCACTGTGAAAGAATTTTTTAAAGATGCTTTTATGGGGTCCGATTTATTCTCCAACAAGAGGCTAATCTTATCGCAGCATGATTTTGAAATATTTAAGCAAAGTGTACCTGAGGAAACCTATACGAAAGTATGGAGCTTCGTCAAAAAAGCTGAGGTTGATTTTAATGAGAAGAATATGGCCACAGAATTTTCGCGGTCGAATATTCTTAGTACCTTTGAAATTGACAAGACGTTAGTTGAATCGTCGTTTATGACAGACCGTATCATGTCAGCCATGTTATTTGTTGTTAGCTTGTTCTTGATCTTTATCGCTTTTCTGACCTTAAGATTTACAATCGTGTCCACACTGCAAGATGACTACAAGGAAATCGGCGTCATGAAAGCCATTGGCTTTACGAATGCCAGTATCCGAAGATTATATTTGACGAAATATTTGGGGATATCGCTTGTTGGTGGCGTTGTTGGACTAGGAATTAGTATCCCACTTACAAACATCATGACGCAGAGGGTATCTGAATATATCATTGTGCCAAGTGGAAACACCAGCATCATTGTAGCCATTCTAAGTGCACTCGCTATTGTGGTCATTACATTATTATTCTGTTCCCTATGTATGCGGAAGATTAATAAAGCTTCTGCGATTGATGCGATTAGGCAAGGACATACCGGTGAGCGATTTAAGTCCTCGGGGAGAATATCATTACACAAGAGTAAAGTTCTTCCCACAACCTTGTTCTTGGCGATTAGTGACGTGATCAACCGCCTTAAAGGATATACAACATTAATTCTGACCTTTGTATTAAGTACAGCAATTATTCTCATTCCGATCAATTTGACCAACACCATCGTAACACCGAAATTTATTAGCTATTTTGGAGTAACGGAAGCTGACTTCTACACCAAACAAGTGGTTACAGAGAGTACGACATCGGAGATATTAACCGAGTTGGAACGGATAGATCAAGATTTAAGAGGGAAGGGTTTTGACGTTTCCCTATCCGTTGATTCCGTCATCAACACGAAATATATTTCCGATGATGGTAAGGACAATTTGCGAATGATGGGGATGAAGAACGAGTCATCTACAGATCAATTATTTGATTACTTAGATGGAGTTGGACCCAAGCTGAAGAACGAAATAGCGATTACAGGCGTGATGTCCAAAATTTACAATAAACAAATTGGCGATAGCATTCAGTTTGAGATTGATGAACAGCAGCAAACCTTCCTTATCTCTGGCATATTCCAGACGATTTCGAATGGCGGATACATGGTGCGATTGGCAGATGATTATAAACCAATCAAAGCTGCAGCCTATCAAATGAACGGAACCATACATGCTCCGGATCAAGACAAACCACAGATTCTAAAGGATATGAAGGAACAGTTCCGTAATCTCGATATCAAGAGTGCACTGGATATACAAAGTGATATGACCGGAGGGTTCATAGATCAGCTTAAAATGGTCATCGCGATTATCATTGCCGTTGTGAGCCTCATTACATTCTTCATCACCAGTCTATTTGTTAGACTCTTAATTACGAAGGAAGTTCAAGGCATTGCAATAATGAAGAGTCTCGGTTTTACCAATGGAATGATCAGGTTATGGCAGACGTTACGTATTATGATTCTGCTTGTTGCTTCTATTATATTAGGTGTATTCGTCGCTAATGTTCTCGGCGAACGACTGGTAGGGATACTATTCAGAATGTTTGGTTTAACGAAGCTAAGCTTCAATATTGTACCCTTACAGGTTTATGTTTGGTGTCCACTCATCATTCTTATGGTCGTATTGCTCGCAGTGTATACGAGTTGCAGACAAATCAAGAAGATTCAAGTGTGGAATATGAATGAAGAATAA
- a CDS encoding ABC transporter ATP-binding protein, giving the protein MTTVLKVRDLCKTYIVNKQQNNVLKNISFTLNEGEFVSIMGPSGSGKSTLLYTVSGMDRLTAGEVEFDGISLSGLSEKQIAEVRLHKMGFIFQQMHMLKNLSIYDNIILSGFQALKSNGNKRTRSDVNGYADKLMKKLGIVETATHDITEVSGGQLQRACICRALINQPKMLFADEPTGALNSKAAKEVMSELCQINEDGTTIMIVTHDVKVAAQSDKVMYMVDGNIQGELKLGKFSDENGLRERERSLNRWLMDMGW; this is encoded by the coding sequence ATGACTACCGTATTAAAGGTTAGAGATTTATGCAAAACGTATATCGTGAATAAACAACAAAATAATGTATTGAAAAATATAAGTTTCACCCTGAACGAAGGAGAATTTGTCTCAATCATGGGACCGTCGGGTTCAGGGAAATCTACTTTACTGTACACGGTAAGCGGGATGGATCGGTTAACTGCTGGAGAGGTCGAATTTGATGGAATCAGCCTTTCCGGGCTTTCGGAGAAGCAAATTGCCGAGGTGAGACTTCATAAGATGGGGTTCATCTTTCAACAGATGCATATGCTCAAAAATCTATCGATTTATGATAATATCATTCTATCGGGCTTCCAAGCTTTGAAAAGTAACGGCAATAAACGCACTCGTAGCGATGTGAATGGGTATGCCGATAAACTGATGAAGAAGTTAGGTATCGTTGAAACGGCCACTCATGATATAACGGAAGTATCGGGAGGACAGCTGCAAAGAGCTTGTATCTGCCGTGCATTAATTAATCAGCCCAAAATGCTGTTTGCTGATGAGCCTACGGGTGCACTAAATTCGAAGGCAGCCAAAGAAGTAATGTCAGAGCTTTGTCAGATAAATGAGGACGGGACTACAATTATGATTGTCACTCATGATGTTAAAGTAGCCGCGCAAAGCGACAAAGTCATGTATATGGTAGACGGCAATATTCAGGGTGAACTGAAATTAGGAAAATTTTCGGATGAGAATGGACTCAGAGAACGAGAAAGAAGCTTAAATCGTTGGCTAATGGATATGGGCTGGTAG
- a CDS encoding response regulator transcription factor produces MVDILIIEDNVELATLISDFLLNEGYSVFVTSSGEEGLLYLEENTVKLLLLDIMLPELDGFSVCRTIREKHNLPIIIMSARNGDDNKIIGLELGADDYMEKPFTVNLLTAKVKSHLRRSYDMVENKQLLSDGDLTINRASMTVYLKDEPIVMTSKEYELLVLLMENKGKALRKEWLFETIWGVDSFSELSTLTVHINKLREKIENNPKQPKRIVTVWGVGYKYEAV; encoded by the coding sequence GTGGTAGATATACTAATCATAGAGGACAATGTGGAGCTTGCTACGCTTATTTCAGATTTCTTATTGAATGAGGGATACTCGGTATTTGTGACTTCGAGCGGGGAAGAGGGACTTCTATATCTTGAAGAGAATACGGTGAAGCTCCTATTGCTCGATATCATGCTGCCCGAGCTTGATGGATTTTCAGTCTGTAGAACCATAAGGGAGAAGCACAATCTACCCATCATTATCATGAGTGCTAGAAACGGCGACGATAACAAGATTATTGGTCTTGAGCTCGGTGCAGATGACTATATGGAGAAGCCTTTTACTGTAAATCTATTAACTGCCAAAGTAAAATCGCATCTACGTCGCAGCTATGACATGGTTGAGAACAAACAGTTACTATCAGACGGCGATCTTACGATTAATCGAGCTTCGATGACGGTCTACCTCAAAGATGAGCCGATTGTAATGACATCAAAGGAATATGAACTATTAGTATTGTTAATGGAGAATAAGGGGAAAGCCCTTCGAAAAGAATGGCTGTTTGAGACCATATGGGGGGTTGATAGCTTCAGCGAGCTGTCAACCCTTACGGTTCATATTAATAAGTTACGTGAGAAAATAGAGAACAATCCCAAACAACCAAAGCGTATCGTCACGGTATGGGGAGTAGGGTATAAGTATGAAGCAGTTTAA
- a CDS encoding sensor histidine kinase: MKQFNRLILSVIVIGIAIVITFSYVAYYGDNAEVNKGYIIEANRIANEMNHGVLLTDIDLDKATSIQSIDWIEADAQPLQMDHFFNGVGVQSEESFLIKPIYQGQNLSGYLRLTYHVQNQIRSMIMTIDIILLITLIAVVLMLLYLKRQIIKPFHLIQDLPVELSKGHLKQGLKENKSRFFGKFIWGLDLLRETLESQKQTNLRLEKDRQTLIASLSHELKTPVSAIKLYSAALYDNLYESEEKRKECAKLIEQKAEHIEKLIGDIINTSTSSLSDMEIQHREFYLRDWVEKVTNSNQERLTLLKIKFEIESYRDKLLLGDPDRLAEVFDNIIDNAIKYGDGNYIRVSFYEEDYRQLISIQNSGTPISPNELPHMFTSFWRGSNSEHKPGNGLGLYICKQLLKKMDGDIFVEAGEGTMGVVLVVRV, translated from the coding sequence ATGAAGCAGTTTAATCGCTTAATCTTATCAGTTATTGTGATTGGAATAGCGATCGTGATCACTTTTTCATATGTGGCTTATTATGGCGACAATGCGGAGGTTAATAAAGGATATATAATTGAAGCAAATCGAATCGCTAATGAGATGAACCATGGAGTGCTACTAACAGACATTGATCTCGACAAAGCTACTTCTATTCAATCCATCGATTGGATTGAGGCTGACGCTCAGCCACTTCAAATGGACCATTTTTTTAATGGTGTAGGTGTTCAAAGTGAAGAAAGTTTCCTGATCAAGCCCATCTATCAGGGTCAGAATCTATCAGGATATCTACGGCTTACCTATCATGTACAAAATCAGATCAGATCGATGATCATGACCATAGATATTATTTTACTTATAACGTTAATTGCAGTCGTGCTCATGTTGCTATATCTTAAACGGCAGATTATCAAACCATTTCATTTGATTCAGGATCTACCAGTTGAGTTATCCAAAGGACATCTGAAGCAAGGCTTGAAGGAGAACAAAAGTCGGTTCTTCGGCAAGTTTATTTGGGGACTTGATCTGCTCAGAGAGACGTTAGAGTCTCAGAAACAGACCAATTTACGGCTTGAAAAAGATAGACAGACACTCATCGCCTCATTATCACATGAGCTTAAAACCCCGGTTTCGGCTATCAAATTATACTCTGCTGCCTTATACGATAACCTATATGAAAGCGAAGAGAAGCGGAAGGAATGTGCGAAGCTAATTGAACAAAAAGCTGAACATATCGAGAAGTTAATTGGCGATATCATCAATACATCTACTTCCTCCCTAAGTGATATGGAGATACAACATCGGGAATTTTATTTAAGGGATTGGGTTGAGAAGGTAACAAACAGTAATCAGGAGCGGCTTACGCTGCTGAAGATTAAATTTGAGATCGAGTCCTATCGAGACAAGCTGTTGCTAGGGGACCCTGATCGACTTGCCGAAGTATTCGATAATATCATCGACAACGCCATTAAATATGGGGATGGCAATTACATAAGGGTTTCCTTCTACGAAGAAGACTACCGCCAACTCATCTCTATTCAGAACTCAGGCACACCTATCTCTCCAAATGAACTACCACATATGTTCACCAGCTTCTGGCGAGGCTCTAACTCGGAGCACAAACCAGGCAACGGATTGGGATTATACATATGCAAGCAGCTTCTGAAGAAGATGGACGGCGACATATTTGTTGAAGCTGGGGAAGGGACGATGGGGGTTGTGTTGGTAGTGCGGGTGTAA
- a CDS encoding fructose bisphosphate aldolase, translated as MNTKQLDRIRTGKGFIAALDQSGGSTPKALLQYGIEEKSYSNEEEMYALVHEMRTRIIKSPAFDSEYILGAILFENTMDRFIDGQFTADYLWEKKGIVPFLKVDQGLADLEDGVQIMKPIPGLNDLLKRAAERNIFGTKMRSLIKEANPTGIKKVVEQQFAIGNQIVEMGLVPIIEPEVDIYSADKAAAEHLLKNEIAAQLSSLGKDVKVMLKLSIPTEDNFYSDLMEDPHVVRIVALSGGYSQAEANEKLAHNHGLIASFSRALSQGLTAGQTDDEFNAMLSKSIQDIYEASIK; from the coding sequence ATGAATACAAAACAATTGGATCGAATCCGAACAGGTAAGGGCTTTATAGCGGCCTTGGACCAAAGCGGCGGAAGTACTCCTAAAGCTCTGCTCCAATACGGCATTGAAGAAAAAAGTTATTCCAATGAAGAAGAGATGTATGCATTGGTACACGAGATGAGAACGCGCATTATTAAGAGTCCCGCGTTTGACTCTGAGTACATTTTAGGTGCTATTCTTTTTGAGAACACGATGGATCGTTTCATAGACGGGCAATTTACCGCCGATTATCTCTGGGAGAAGAAAGGGATTGTCCCTTTTCTAAAAGTCGATCAAGGACTCGCTGATCTTGAAGATGGTGTTCAGATCATGAAACCGATCCCTGGCTTAAACGACCTGCTGAAACGGGCGGCTGAGCGCAATATCTTCGGAACAAAAATGCGCTCACTTATTAAGGAAGCCAATCCTACCGGAATCAAAAAAGTCGTTGAGCAACAGTTTGCCATCGGTAACCAAATCGTAGAGATGGGACTTGTTCCGATTATCGAACCGGAAGTAGATATCTACAGCGCAGATAAAGCAGCAGCGGAACATCTATTAAAGAATGAAATTGCTGCTCAATTATCCTCTCTTGGTAAAGACGTAAAAGTCATGCTGAAACTCTCCATACCAACGGAAGACAATTTCTACAGCGACTTAATGGAAGATCCACACGTTGTGCGGATTGTGGCATTGTCAGGTGGCTACAGTCAAGCGGAAGCAAATGAAAAGCTGGCTCATAACCACGGATTGATCGCTAGTTTCTCGCGTGCCTTATCGCAAGGACTAACCGCTGGGCAAACAGACGATGAATTCAATGCAATGCTGTCTAAATCCATTCAGGACATTTATGAAGCCTCCATCAAATAA